In Alistipes ihumii AP11, a genomic segment contains:
- a CDS encoding RNA methyltransferase produces MRKTTNDELGRLSAEEYAAAPKCPVAVVLDNVRSMNNVGSFFRTCDAFAVGRLCLCGITATPPSRDIHKTALGAELTVPWTYFADTADAVAVLRADGYRILCVEQAEGSVSLERWAPESGIRYALVFGNEVDGVQQRVADLCDGAVEIPQGGTKHSLNVSVAAGIVLWEAYRRWLAPGE; encoded by the coding sequence ATGAGAAAAACGACCAACGACGAATTGGGACGGCTTTCCGCCGAAGAATATGCCGCCGCGCCGAAATGTCCGGTTGCGGTCGTGCTTGACAACGTGCGCAGCATGAATAACGTCGGATCGTTTTTTCGTACGTGCGACGCGTTTGCCGTCGGGCGGCTCTGTCTGTGCGGCATTACGGCCACGCCTCCGTCGCGCGATATTCACAAGACGGCGCTGGGGGCCGAACTGACCGTGCCGTGGACGTATTTCGCCGATACGGCCGATGCCGTCGCCGTACTGAGGGCCGACGGGTATCGCATACTGTGCGTCGAGCAGGCCGAGGGCTCGGTTTCGCTCGAGCGCTGGGCTCCGGAATCCGGAATCCGGTACGCGCTGGTATTCGGCAACGAGGTCGACGGAGTGCAGCAGCGCGTGGCCGATCTGTGCGACGGGGCCGTCGAGATACCTCAGGGCGGAACCAAGCACTCGCTCAACGTTTCCGTGGCGGCCGGCATCGTGCTGTGGGAGGCCTACCGCCGGTGGCTGGCGCCGGGCGAATAA
- the panB gene encoding 3-methyl-2-oxobutanoate hydroxymethyltransferase, whose amino-acid sequence MSTDSKTRVVTTYRLREMKSRGEKISMLTAYDYSMARIVDAAGVDVVLVGDSAANVMAGFETTVPMTLDHMIYHARSVTRAVKRALVVVDMPFGTYQGNSREALASAVRIMKEAEADAVKLEGGEEILESVQRILCAGIPVMGHLGLTPQSIHKYGTYAVRAKEQAEADKLVRDAHLLEEAGCFGLVLEKIPAVLGTRVSQELEIPTIGIGAGGGTDGQVLVIHDMLGINNEFSPRFLRRYADLYTQMMTGVSRYVEDVKSGDFPSEQEQY is encoded by the coding sequence ATGTCGACAGACAGCAAAACGAGGGTGGTGACGACCTATCGCCTGCGGGAGATGAAAAGTCGCGGGGAAAAGATTTCGATGCTGACGGCCTACGACTACTCGATGGCCCGTATCGTCGATGCCGCCGGGGTGGACGTCGTGCTGGTCGGGGATTCGGCCGCCAACGTGATGGCCGGTTTCGAGACGACCGTTCCGATGACGCTCGACCATATGATCTATCATGCGCGCAGCGTGACGAGGGCCGTCAAGCGGGCTTTGGTGGTCGTCGATATGCCGTTCGGCACCTATCAGGGCAACTCGCGCGAAGCGCTCGCGTCGGCCGTCCGTATCATGAAGGAGGCCGAGGCCGATGCCGTCAAGCTCGAAGGAGGCGAGGAGATCCTCGAGTCGGTACAGCGCATTCTCTGCGCCGGCATTCCGGTCATGGGGCATTTGGGCCTGACTCCTCAATCCATTCACAAATACGGAACCTATGCCGTTCGGGCCAAGGAACAGGCCGAGGCCGACAAGCTCGTCCGCGACGCTCATCTGCTCGAGGAAGCCGGCTGTTTCGGTCTGGTGCTCGAGAAGATTCCGGCCGTGCTCGGAACGCGTGTTTCGCAGGAACTGGAGATTCCTACGATCGGCATCGGAGCCGGAGGAGGTACCGACGGACAAGTGCTCGTCATTCACGATATGCTGGGAATCAACAACGAGTTCTCCCCCCGTTTCCTGCGTCGCTACGCCGATCTTTATACGCAGATGATGACGGGCGTCAGTCGTTATGTCGAGGATGTCAAGAGCGGCGATTTCCCGAGCGAACAGGAGCAGTATTGA
- a CDS encoding serine hydrolase domain-containing protein, giving the protein MKKLFALLTLILTAATLARSGRDGERAYLYDPLPVILPEGINHLLDNSQSELEEMKGFDRVVERFMQRWEITGASIAVMKNGRLLYSKGYGWADKERNVRTDVKHIFRIASLSKLITATGIMKLQEDGLLSLEDRVFGEQGILCDSAFREIRDRRIEKITVEHLLRHQGGYSIRAGDPLFCSVSVARQLGIRPPVSFDDMVRYAAQTRLRYEPGSSNVYSNLGYVVLTKVIEKVSGMPYEKFIQDSILSPIGCHDMHIGHSFYEMRFPNEVRYYEPADTEPVELFDGSGQLVPRCYGGCDLQVLSGAGGWVASPTELMKFITAIDPDDSKPDILKPRTIAYMTEKDKRKFPIGWMKTTESDDWSRTGSLSGSSALLKRQHDGYSWVFITNTSSWSGSRFTRKISAMMKQAMSKVRQWPDRDLFSVERQQPSGPQPDTVRLTHTARTKIASPHPRSGSRPPI; this is encoded by the coding sequence ATGAAAAAGCTGTTCGCGCTGCTGACCCTGATTCTGACCGCCGCGACGCTCGCCCGCAGCGGACGCGACGGAGAACGGGCCTACCTGTACGATCCGCTGCCGGTCATCCTGCCCGAAGGGATCAACCATCTGCTCGATAACTCGCAGTCCGAACTGGAAGAGATGAAAGGATTCGACCGGGTCGTCGAACGGTTCATGCAACGATGGGAGATCACCGGCGCGTCGATCGCCGTGATGAAAAACGGACGACTGTTGTACAGTAAGGGCTACGGCTGGGCCGACAAGGAACGGAACGTGCGCACCGACGTCAAGCACATTTTCCGCATCGCCTCGCTGTCGAAACTGATCACGGCGACAGGCATCATGAAACTGCAGGAAGACGGCCTGCTATCGCTCGAAGACCGGGTGTTCGGCGAACAGGGCATTCTCTGCGACTCGGCTTTCCGAGAAATCCGCGACCGCCGGATCGAAAAGATCACCGTCGAGCACCTGCTCCGGCATCAGGGCGGCTACTCGATCCGTGCCGGCGATCCGCTGTTCTGCTCGGTGAGCGTCGCCCGACAACTGGGCATCCGTCCTCCGGTCAGCTTCGACGACATGGTGCGCTACGCCGCCCAGACCCGACTGCGCTACGAGCCGGGCAGCAGCAACGTCTACTCGAACCTGGGCTACGTCGTGCTGACCAAGGTGATCGAGAAAGTAAGCGGCATGCCTTATGAAAAGTTCATACAGGACAGCATCCTCTCCCCGATCGGATGCCACGACATGCATATAGGCCACTCGTTCTACGAAATGAGATTCCCCAACGAGGTACGCTACTACGAGCCGGCGGACACGGAGCCGGTCGAGCTCTTCGACGGCAGCGGCCAACTCGTACCCCGGTGCTACGGAGGATGCGACCTGCAGGTACTGAGCGGAGCCGGCGGCTGGGTCGCCTCGCCTACGGAACTGATGAAGTTCATTACGGCCATCGATCCAGACGACTCGAAGCCCGACATTCTGAAGCCCCGGACCATCGCCTACATGACCGAGAAGGACAAAAGAAAGTTCCCGATCGGCTGGATGAAAACCACCGAAAGCGACGACTGGTCGCGCACCGGCTCGCTCTCGGGATCGAGCGCGCTGCTCAAACGGCAGCACGACGGATACAGTTGGGTGTTCATCACGAACACGAGTTCGTGGTCGGGCTCGCGATTCACGCGCAAGATTTCGGCGATGATGAAGCAGGCTATGAGCAAGGTCAGACAATGGCCCGACCGGGACCTGTTCTCCGTCGAACGGCAGCAGCCTTCCGGACCGCAACCCGACACGGTGCGGCTGACGCATACCGCCCGGACGAAAATCGCGTCTCCGCATCCCCGCTCAGGCAGCCGACCGCCCATATAG
- the ccsA gene encoding cytochrome c biogenesis protein CcsA, which translates to MSFGHEIKSLLSGWKATAVLLTLTAAAMAAATLIEARINPTAARAVVYHSWWFGLLLLLLAVNFMLTARRMRLARRRRWGVLLLHYGLAVTLAGAFVTHAWGYEGYMHIREGETSNRMMTTDRSVREVPFEITLNRFTLSRYQGSQSPSSYESDVTIRYKGKERNRKIYMNNIARVGGFRIYQSSYDRDERGTILSVNHDPAGTALTYAGYALLFAGLVASLASRKSRLRTLYRSLGTTVRLLAVAGLLLSAGCSADAGSRTSDDVPDRAIAARFGALPVQSLDGRIEPLGSYASEVLRKLYHGERYRGMNADQVLLGIVTDSARWSREPLIRLDSKPLREALGTNRTHVSFAELFDGVPPDGYRIGKQAEAVYAKAPAERTKLDKEYLKLDEKANILYGLLGRRTLRIFPVPDSDRWLAPGERSQNMTATDSARTVELFGRLVRASVSRDTTEIGRALDAVRRYQTEFRPGLHSRRITAELLYNRLSPFRWAMRGYLILGAALLGAALWEIFGKNRRRATRIAGIAAAAVAAVFAWQTFGLGLRWYVSGHAPWSNAYETMVYVGWATVLSGLVFARRSRLAPALAALMGGVALFVSNLNWLDPQITPLVPVLKSYWLMIHVSVVTASYGFFGICAACGIASLAATAFGRNLRELRAINEMAMIVGLALLTAGIFFGAVWANESWGRYWGWDPKETWALITMFAYALATHSRHIPRLDGPFAFDVLSVVCFSTVLMTFFGVNYYLSGLHSYGHSGGVSLTVPLIGASVVIALIAAAAGRYFKTSKKR; encoded by the coding sequence ATGAGTTTCGGTCACGAAATCAAAAGCCTTCTTTCCGGCTGGAAAGCGACAGCCGTCCTGCTGACGCTGACAGCGGCCGCCATGGCGGCCGCCACGCTGATCGAGGCCCGGATCAATCCGACGGCGGCACGGGCTGTCGTATACCATTCGTGGTGGTTCGGCCTGCTGTTGTTGCTGCTCGCGGTCAATTTCATGCTGACGGCACGCAGAATGCGACTGGCACGCCGCCGCCGATGGGGCGTCTTGCTGCTGCACTACGGACTCGCCGTGACGCTGGCGGGAGCATTCGTCACGCATGCGTGGGGATACGAAGGCTACATGCACATCCGCGAGGGCGAGACCTCGAACCGGATGATGACGACCGACCGCAGCGTGCGCGAAGTACCTTTCGAAATCACGCTGAACCGATTCACGTTGAGCCGCTACCAAGGATCGCAGAGTCCCTCGTCGTACGAAAGCGATGTCACCATCCGCTACAAGGGAAAGGAGCGCAACCGGAAAATCTACATGAACAACATCGCCCGCGTCGGCGGATTCCGCATCTACCAGTCGTCTTACGACCGCGACGAGCGGGGCACGATCCTGTCTGTCAACCACGACCCGGCCGGTACGGCCCTGACCTACGCGGGCTACGCGCTGTTGTTCGCAGGGTTGGTCGCCTCGCTGGCAAGCCGGAAGTCCCGGCTACGGACCTTGTACCGGTCGCTCGGAACGACGGTCCGCCTGCTGGCTGTCGCCGGACTGCTGCTCTCGGCCGGCTGTTCGGCGGATGCCGGGAGCAGAACTTCGGACGACGTTCCCGACCGGGCGATCGCCGCGCGTTTCGGCGCATTGCCCGTACAATCCCTCGACGGACGGATCGAACCGCTCGGCAGCTATGCCTCGGAAGTATTACGCAAACTCTATCACGGAGAACGCTATCGCGGAATGAACGCCGACCAGGTGCTGCTCGGCATCGTGACCGACTCGGCGCGCTGGAGCCGCGAGCCGCTAATCCGCCTCGACTCGAAACCGCTGCGCGAAGCGCTGGGCACGAACCGGACGCACGTCTCGTTCGCCGAGTTGTTCGACGGCGTTCCGCCCGACGGTTACCGGATCGGCAAGCAGGCGGAAGCGGTCTATGCGAAAGCGCCGGCCGAACGGACGAAACTGGACAAGGAGTACCTGAAATTGGACGAAAAGGCGAACATCCTATACGGATTGCTCGGCAGACGAACGTTGCGGATTTTTCCTGTCCCGGACAGCGACCGGTGGCTGGCGCCGGGCGAGCGATCGCAAAATATGACGGCGACCGACTCGGCACGGACCGTCGAGCTGTTCGGCAGACTTGTCCGGGCCTCGGTCTCCCGCGACACAACCGAAATCGGCCGCGCGCTCGACGCCGTCCGCCGCTACCAGACGGAATTTCGACCCGGGCTGCACTCCCGCCGAATCACGGCCGAACTGCTTTACAACCGCCTCTCCCCGTTCCGTTGGGCCATGCGGGGTTACCTGATTCTCGGGGCCGCGCTGCTGGGAGCCGCCCTGTGGGAAATATTCGGCAAAAACCGGCGCCGCGCGACCCGGATCGCCGGTATCGCGGCGGCAGCCGTCGCAGCCGTATTCGCATGGCAGACGTTCGGCCTCGGGCTCCGTTGGTACGTCAGCGGCCATGCGCCATGGTCGAACGCTTACGAAACGATGGTCTATGTCGGCTGGGCGACCGTACTCTCGGGTTTGGTCTTCGCCCGCCGTTCGCGTCTCGCACCGGCCTTGGCCGCGCTGATGGGAGGCGTCGCGCTGTTCGTGTCGAACCTGAACTGGCTCGACCCGCAGATCACGCCGCTGGTTCCGGTGCTCAAATCCTACTGGCTGATGATCCACGTGTCGGTCGTCACGGCCAGCTACGGCTTTTTCGGTATCTGCGCGGCCTGCGGCATCGCCTCGCTCGCGGCAACCGCCTTCGGCCGAAATCTCAGGGAGCTGCGCGCGATCAACGAAATGGCGATGATCGTCGGGCTGGCGTTGCTGACCGCGGGCATTTTCTTCGGCGCCGTCTGGGCCAACGAGTCGTGGGGCCGCTACTGGGGCTGGGACCCGAAAGAGACATGGGCGCTGATCACGATGTTCGCCTACGCGCTGGCGACCCATTCCCGGCATATTCCCCGGCTCGACGGTCCGTTCGCGTTCGACGTGCTGTCGGTCGTTTGTTTCTCGACCGTGCTGATGACCTTTTTCGGCGTAAACTACTACTTGTCCGGACTGCACTCTTACGGACACAGCGGAGGCGTTTCGCTGACCGTTCCGCTGATCGGGGCCTCCGTCGTCATAGCGCTGATCGCGGCGGCGGCCGGCCGATATTTCAAAACCTCGAAAAAAAGATGA
- a CDS encoding Sir2 family NAD-dependent protein deacetylase, whose protein sequence is MKESVKKIVVFTGAGVSADSSLSTFRDADGLWDKYRIEDVCTPEALARNREKVVEFYNIRRRELLGCSPNAGHEAIRRLEDHFDVDVITQNIDDLHERAGSSRVLHLHGELRKLRSSIDESLIVPIDGWEQKPDQRAPDGSLLRPFVVFFGEGVPMFDRAARIAATADLMIVVGTSLAVYPAASLVRYIRPEVPVFLVDPGLPDTSGIRNPVEHIRAGAAQGMPLLADRLIEEYGGRTSV, encoded by the coding sequence ATGAAAGAGTCCGTAAAAAAGATCGTAGTCTTCACCGGCGCCGGCGTGAGCGCCGACAGCAGCCTGTCCACCTTCCGCGACGCGGACGGTCTGTGGGACAAATACCGCATCGAGGACGTCTGCACGCCCGAGGCACTGGCCCGCAACCGGGAAAAGGTCGTCGAGTTCTATAACATCCGGCGGCGCGAGCTGCTCGGATGCAGTCCGAACGCAGGTCACGAGGCCATTCGCCGACTGGAAGATCATTTCGACGTGGACGTGATCACGCAGAACATCGACGACTTGCACGAGCGGGCCGGCAGCTCGCGCGTGCTGCATCTGCACGGAGAACTGCGCAAGCTGCGCAGCAGCATCGACGAATCGCTCATCGTACCGATCGACGGCTGGGAGCAGAAACCCGACCAAAGGGCGCCCGACGGATCGCTGCTGCGGCCGTTCGTCGTATTTTTCGGCGAAGGAGTTCCGATGTTCGACCGGGCGGCACGCATCGCCGCAACGGCCGACCTGATGATCGTCGTAGGCACTTCGCTGGCCGTTTATCCGGCCGCATCTCTGGTCCGGTACATCCGGCCGGAAGTGCCCGTATTTCTGGTCGATCCGGGCCTGCCCGACACATCGGGCATCCGCAACCCCGTCGAGCATATCCGGGCCGGAGCCGCGCAGGGCATGCCGCTGCTGGCCGACCGGCTGATCGAAGAGTACGGTGGCCGGACATCGGTCTGA
- the pulA gene encoding type I pullulanase, with the protein MKNALSMKDETTYDRYPVYRGDDLELTYSPEGSSFRLWAPSAERVRLRLYGAGEGGGPLLTWPMDASSDGTWTAELPGDRKGLFYTFGIFYDGRWLSETPGVRAKAVGVNGDRAAIVDLRETDPEGWEKDLRPPMSSPTDIVIYEMHHRDLSIAPDSGVKHKGKYLALTEEGTRSAEGLATGLDHLKELGVTHVHLLPSFDFGSIDESRLQDGVYNWGYDPKNYFVPEGSYATDPYDPAVRIREFKQMVRSLHRNGIRVVMDAVYNHTHRTEESNFSLTVPGYYYRHEADGSFSDATGCGNETASERAMMRRLIVDAVCYWAEEYHVDGFRFDLMGVHDIGTMNEVRRALDRIDPSILLYGEGWTAARSPLDESLRAVKRAGPRLPRIAVFGDDLRDALRGGWGDSTEPGFVSGKSGLDRNVRFGVVGATAHFQVGFDSSGDSPVAYGGHSAETINYVSCHDDLSLVDKLRASAPEGMTEEELVRFDKLAQTVVLTAQGIPSLFAGEEMLRTKGGVSNSHDSPDRVNRIDWSFKADHKDVFDYYRGLIALRRTHPAFRLATAAEIERHLRFLDTGDTHVVAYRLVDHAGGDPWREILVVYNGARAEKRVRIPPGDWHAVCLDGRIASEALAVFSGDSVPVPASSALIAYLP; encoded by the coding sequence ATGAAAAACGCTCTTTCGATGAAAGACGAAACGACATACGACCGCTATCCCGTCTACCGGGGCGACGACCTCGAGCTGACCTATTCGCCCGAGGGCTCCTCGTTCCGGCTGTGGGCGCCTTCGGCCGAGCGGGTTCGCCTGAGGCTGTACGGCGCGGGCGAGGGCGGCGGTCCGTTGCTGACTTGGCCGATGGATGCTTCGTCCGACGGCACGTGGACGGCCGAACTGCCGGGAGACCGCAAGGGGCTGTTCTATACGTTCGGTATATTTTATGACGGGCGATGGCTGTCCGAGACGCCGGGCGTCCGGGCAAAGGCCGTCGGAGTGAACGGCGACCGTGCCGCGATCGTCGATTTGCGCGAGACCGATCCCGAAGGGTGGGAGAAAGACTTGCGTCCGCCGATGAGCTCTCCGACCGATATCGTGATTTACGAGATGCACCACCGCGACCTGTCGATCGCTCCCGATTCGGGCGTGAAACACAAGGGAAAGTATCTGGCGCTGACCGAGGAAGGCACGCGCTCGGCCGAAGGCCTCGCTACGGGGCTGGACCACTTGAAGGAGCTAGGCGTCACGCATGTCCATCTGTTGCCCTCTTTCGACTTCGGGTCGATCGACGAGAGCCGGTTGCAGGACGGCGTATACAACTGGGGCTACGACCCGAAAAACTATTTCGTCCCGGAGGGTTCCTATGCGACCGACCCGTACGACCCCGCCGTGCGGATCCGCGAGTTCAAGCAAATGGTCCGGAGTCTGCACCGCAACGGGATTCGCGTGGTGATGGACGCGGTCTACAACCACACTCACCGGACCGAGGAATCGAATTTCTCGCTGACCGTACCGGGATACTACTATCGGCACGAGGCCGACGGGTCTTTTTCCGACGCGACGGGCTGCGGGAACGAGACGGCTTCCGAACGGGCTATGATGCGCCGGCTGATCGTCGATGCCGTGTGCTATTGGGCCGAGGAGTATCATGTCGACGGGTTCCGCTTCGATCTGATGGGTGTGCACGACATCGGGACGATGAACGAGGTGAGGCGCGCGCTCGACCGGATCGATCCGTCGATTCTGCTCTACGGGGAGGGGTGGACGGCGGCCCGCTCGCCTTTGGACGAGTCGTTGAGGGCTGTCAAGCGCGCCGGGCCGCGGCTGCCCCGGATCGCCGTGTTCGGCGACGATCTGCGCGATGCGCTCAGAGGAGGGTGGGGGGATTCGACGGAGCCGGGCTTCGTGTCGGGGAAATCCGGTCTGGACCGGAATGTCCGCTTCGGAGTCGTCGGAGCCACGGCCCATTTTCAGGTCGGTTTCGATTCCTCGGGCGATTCGCCCGTCGCCTATGGGGGGCATTCGGCGGAAACGATCAACTACGTTTCGTGTCACGACGACCTCTCGCTCGTCGACAAGCTCCGTGCGTCGGCACCCGAAGGCATGACCGAGGAGGAGCTCGTCCGCTTCGACAAGCTGGCTCAGACCGTCGTTCTGACCGCACAGGGCATCCCCTCGCTTTTTGCGGGCGAGGAAATGTTGCGGACCAAGGGCGGCGTGTCCAACAGCCACGACTCTCCCGACCGGGTCAACCGGATCGACTGGTCCTTCAAGGCGGACCATAAGGATGTGTTCGATTATTACCGGGGGCTGATCGCCCTGCGCAGGACTCATCCTGCTTTCCGGTTGGCTACCGCGGCGGAGATCGAGCGTCATCTGAGGTTTCTCGACACGGGCGATACGCACGTGGTGGCTTACAGGCTCGTCGATCATGCGGGGGGCGATCCGTGGCGGGAGATTCTGGTCGTGTACAACGGTGCGCGGGCCGAGAAACGAGTGCGGATTCCGCCGGGCGACTGGCATGCGGTATGTCTGGACGGCCGGATCGCCTCCGAGGCGCTGGCTGTTTTTTCGGGGGACAGCGTCCCTGTGCCGGCTTCTTCGGCCCTGATAGCTTACCTTCCCTGA
- a CDS encoding HAD-IA family hydrolase, which yields MIKACLFSLDGVIVDTARCRFLAWKRLAAELGFEFTELQNESLRGVSRFEALGILLRVGGLTGRFDAGQKVRMASCQAAWYREYVERMTEADVLPGAVSLLEGLRREGISVGLGSVGRDAPAILERTGIRSLFDCVFDGSLVSYAKSDPEPLLQQAALLGADPSECVAFDCEAAGIEAALKAGMRSVGVGDPCPLREATVVTGSLDGFTVDDLRWLIREQNRKCV from the coding sequence ATGATAAAAGCCTGTTTGTTCAGTCTGGACGGCGTGATCGTCGATACGGCCCGCTGTCGTTTCCTCGCATGGAAAAGGCTGGCCGCCGAACTCGGATTCGAGTTTACGGAGTTGCAGAACGAGTCGCTTCGCGGCGTCAGCCGTTTCGAGGCGCTCGGAATCCTGCTGCGGGTGGGCGGTCTGACCGGTCGCTTCGATGCCGGACAGAAGGTAAGAATGGCCTCTTGCCAAGCTGCTTGGTACAGGGAATACGTCGAGCGGATGACCGAGGCCGATGTGCTGCCCGGTGCGGTTTCCCTGCTCGAAGGGCTCCGGCGCGAGGGAATTTCCGTCGGACTCGGCTCGGTCGGTCGCGATGCGCCGGCGATTCTCGAACGAACGGGTATCCGTTCCCTGTTCGACTGCGTATTCGACGGAAGCCTCGTCTCGTATGCCAAGTCCGATCCGGAACCGCTTTTACAACAAGCGGCGCTGCTCGGGGCCGATCCTTCGGAATGCGTCGCTTTCGACTGCGAAGCGGCCGGTATCGAGGCGGCGCTGAAGGCCGGAATGCGAAGCGTAGGCGTAGGCGATCCCTGCCCGTTACGCGAGGCGACGGTCGTCACGGGTTCGCTCGACGGATTTACCGTCGACGATTTGCGGTGGCTGATCCGCGAGCAAAACAGGAAGTGCGTGTAG
- a CDS encoding porin family protein — MKKIAFTVIALLGLGTASFAQNSYDGVRPTTNRSQDLPRNRVLADNGVDSPFLRRFGFGVKVGLNVSSMSDLDDSNSKPGFTAGVFADYRFNDWFALSADLLYSREGTTIKSDGYKQTMKSNYLNIPILANFYVLDKLAFKVGVQPGIFLSAKIKDNSSGNDETVSVSDLYKGMDFSFPIGVSYEFFNRLIVEARYTIGAAKVLDSGKFNEAYDIAPKSRNNYFTISAGYRF; from the coding sequence ATGAAGAAAATTGCCTTTACCGTTATCGCCCTGCTCGGATTGGGCACGGCATCGTTTGCTCAGAATTCGTATGACGGCGTTCGTCCCACGACGAACCGGAGTCAGGACCTTCCCCGAAACAGAGTGCTCGCCGACAACGGCGTAGACTCTCCTTTCTTGCGCCGCTTCGGCTTCGGCGTCAAAGTCGGCCTGAACGTGTCGAGCATGAGCGATCTGGACGATTCGAACTCGAAACCGGGATTCACGGCCGGCGTATTCGCGGATTATCGGTTCAACGACTGGTTCGCCCTGTCGGCCGACCTGCTCTACTCGCGCGAGGGAACGACAATCAAGAGCGACGGCTACAAACAGACGATGAAGTCGAATTATCTGAATATCCCTATTTTGGCCAACTTCTACGTGCTGGACAAGCTGGCGTTCAAAGTCGGGGTGCAGCCCGGCATTTTCCTGTCGGCCAAAATCAAGGACAACTCGAGCGGTAACGACGAAACCGTGTCCGTCAGCGACCTGTACAAAGGGATGGACTTCTCGTTCCCGATCGGCGTAAGCTACGAATTTTTCAACCGGCTGATCGTCGAAGCGCGCTACACGATCGGCGCGGCCAAAGTGCTCGACTCGGGAAAATTCAACGAAGCATACGATATCGCCCCCAAGTCGCGGAACAACTATTTCACGATTTCGGCCGGCTACCGTTTCTAA
- the prmA gene encoding 50S ribosomal protein L11 methyltransferase: MNHIEVTVECADERRREILLAELADFPFESFCEEADCLKAYIREADYRRTVARIDGYLKKTGYRYRSETIEDRNWNELWESNFEPIDIEGKCRIRAPFHPKNPAAEYELVIMPKMAFGTGHHATTYLMGAEIIDCRFDGQRGLDMGSGTGVLAMLAVLRGAERMDAVDIDDWAYRNASENIADNGMADRIRPLLGDRRAIEGKRYDFILANINRNVLLADMDAYAAALHSGGMLFLSGILETDVDAVTDRAQQFGFERLRTRTRSGWAVVRFKKK, from the coding sequence ATGAACCATATCGAAGTGACCGTAGAGTGCGCCGACGAGCGGCGACGTGAAATCCTGCTCGCCGAACTGGCGGACTTTCCGTTCGAATCCTTCTGCGAGGAAGCGGACTGCCTGAAAGCCTATATCCGCGAAGCGGACTATCGCCGAACAGTCGCCCGGATTGACGGATATCTGAAGAAAACGGGCTACCGTTACCGATCGGAAACGATCGAGGACCGGAACTGGAACGAGTTGTGGGAATCGAACTTCGAACCGATCGACATCGAGGGCAAGTGCCGCATTCGCGCGCCGTTCCATCCGAAAAACCCGGCTGCCGAATACGAGCTGGTCATCATGCCGAAAATGGCTTTCGGTACCGGTCACCATGCAACGACCTACCTGATGGGGGCCGAAATCATCGACTGCCGGTTCGACGGACAGCGGGGTCTGGACATGGGAAGCGGAACCGGCGTGCTGGCCATGCTGGCCGTACTTCGCGGCGCAGAGCGGATGGATGCGGTCGACATAGACGACTGGGCCTACCGCAATGCGAGCGAAAACATAGCCGACAACGGCATGGCCGACCGTATCCGGCCGCTGCTCGGAGACCGGAGGGCGATCGAAGGCAAGCGCTACGACTTCATACTGGCCAACATCAACCGGAACGTCCTGCTCGCCGACATGGATGCCTATGCGGCTGCGCTGCACTCAGGCGGCATGCTGTTCTTGAGCGGTATCCTCGAGACGGACGTCGACGCCGTGACCGACCGGGCGCAGCAGTTCGGCTTCGAGCGATTGCGGACCCGGACGCGCTCGGGCTGGGCCGTCGTCCGCTTCAAGAAGAAGTAA